Proteins from one Ipomoea triloba cultivar NCNSP0323 chromosome 1, ASM357664v1 genomic window:
- the LOC116020582 gene encoding phospholipase A1-II 4-like → MSGSGIGNIWNHGWKELSGSENWKDLLEPLDSDLRRYLIHYGAMIEPVGDAFINDSASKNVGMPRYARRNLFENTGLVKGNPFKYEVTKYFYATSELAIWKESDWIGYVAVATDEGKVALGRRDIMVVWRGTVRPLEWADDLIFLFVNAPLIFGQNSDPLVHEGWYFMYTTTTDKDDGKSPRDEIREEVARLVELYKDEEVSITVIGHSLGSSMATLNAVDLAANPININKDILVTAFLYASPKVGDENFKNAFSNQKNLRALRISDLNDPIPKLPPFGWKEGETVESSKLYADVGVGLEIESKKSYYLKPKGLSYHDLMLYMHGIDLYQTSKGNFERIGDFDLPKVNKYQDALNDKYGIPIEWSNIKDRVMVQLPNGNYILDVHEN, encoded by the exons ATGAGTGGGAGTGGGATTGGGAACATTTGGAACCATGGTTGGAAGGAGCTAAGTGGGAGTGAAAACTGGAAAGATCTACTGGAGCCGTTGGATTCGGATCTCCGCCGCTACCTCATTCACTACGGAGCCATGATTGAACCCGTAGGCGATGCTTTCATAAACGATTCAGCTTCCAAAAATGTGGGAATGCCACGATACGCCAGGAGAAACCTCTTTGAAAATACAGGACTTGTCAAGGGAAACCCTTTCAA ATATGAAGTGACCAAATACTTTTATGCAACATCTGAATTAGCAATCTGGAAGGAATCAGACTGGATTGGATATGTTGCTGTGGCCACGGATGAAGGAAAAGTTGCTTTAGGGCGAAGAGACATTATGGTTGTTTGGAGGGGAACAGTCCGACCCTTAGAGTGGGCTGATGATTTAATATTCCTTTTTGTTAATGCGCCATTAATCTTTGGCCAAAACTCTGATCCTCTGGTGCATGAGGGTTGGTACTTTATGTACACCACCACCACGGATAAAGATGATGGAAAGAGTCCCAGAGATGAG attCGTGAAGAAGTTGCAAGACTTGTTGAGTTATACAAGGACGAGGAAGTTAGCATAACCGTGATAGGACACAGCTTGGGTTCATCCATGGCAACACTAAACGCTGTAGACCTGGCCGCCAATCCAATCAACATTAATAAAGATATTCTTGTCACTGCTTTCTTGTATGCAAGCCCCAAAGTAGGGGACGAGAATTTTAAAAATGCCTTCTCTAATCAAAAAAACCTTCGAGCCTTGCGAATCTCCGACCTCAATGATCCTATTCCGAAACTTCCGCCCTTCGGATGGAAAGAAGGTGAAACCGTAGAGTCATCAAAACTTTACGCAGATGTGGGGGTGGGTTTGGAGATTGAATCTAAGAAATCCTACTATTTGAAGCCTAAGGGCCTCAGCTATCACGACTTGATGCTTTATATGCATGGAATTGATTTATACCAGACGTCTAAAGGGAATTTTGAGCGTATCGGAGACTTTGATCTTCCCAAAGTTAATAAGTATCAGGATGCTTTGAATGACAAGTATGGTATACCAATAGAATGGTCTAACATAAAGGATAGAGTAATGGTTCAGCTGCCCAACGGGAATTATATCCTTGACGTTCATGAAAATTAA
- the LOC116001806 gene encoding subtilisin-like protease SBT1.7 — protein MSSAVETSTDSSNIIYSYQHVISGFAAKLSPDAVKAMEKMDGFVHARPQRVYNLHTTHTPNFLGLHLNSGFWNSSNYGEGVIIGLLDGGIFPEHPSFSDYGMPPPPAKWKGTCDSFNCNNKLIGGKGFLSGNQSTSFDNVNGHGTHTSSTAGGNFVDSANVYGSDNGTATGIAPRAHLAMYKVCGVGGGCSEIDILAGMDAAIEDGVDVLSISLGGFSGPFYDDNIALGAYSAMEKGIFVSCSAANAGPEHFTLSNEAPWILTVGAATVDRNVVATARLGNGDEVDGQSAYQPDDFSQELLPLVYPGMNASDFNAKYCGNSSLDNYDVKGKVVVCDMGGPVPTILKGAVVKEAGGAAMILVNQDYMGYTTFALANVLPATHLSFADGEKVKSYLNSTANPTATIVFKGTVIGDPHAPAVSFFSSRGPSVASPGILKPDIIGPGVSIIAAWPFSVENRTDSKPTFNIISGTSMSCPHLSGVAALLKSAHPDWSPAAIKSAIITTSDTTNLGNNKIEDERGLPADIFTVGAGQVNPSRANDPGLVYDVAPEDYVPYLCGLGYTDKQVSLILRRNVTCSTSIQEAELNYPSFSLNFVNTTSTSGSQTYTRTVTNVGEASSSYTVEILPPDGVSVTVEPSTLSFSELNQKASYQVTFSRSASPTNATVVQGYLKWSSSSYVVRSPIAALLNNLEV, from the coding sequence ATGAGTTCTGCAGTGGAAACATCAACTGATTCCTCCAACATAATCTACTCTTATCAGCATGTTATTAGTGGTTTTGCTGCTAAATTATCCCCTGATGCAGTGAAAGCCATGGAGAAGATGGATGGTTTCGTGCACGCGCGGCCCCAGAGAGTGTATAACCTGCACACAACCCACACTCCAAATTTCTTGGGGCTGCACTTGAATTCAGGGTTCTGGAACAGCTCCAACTATGGCGAAGGTGTGATCATTGGGTTGCTGGACGGGGGAATTTTCCCGGAACACCCCTCGTTTAGTGACTACGGGATGCCCCCTCCCCCGGCTAAGTGGAAGGGGACATGTGACAGTTTTAATTGTAACAACAAGCTCATTGGAGGGAAGGGGTTTTTGAGTGGAAATCAATCGACTTCGTTCGATAACGTTAATGGACACGGGACACACACGTCCAGCACGGCGGGTGGGAATTTCGTGGACAGTGCTAATGTCTATGGAAGCGATAATGGCACGGCCACGGGAATCGCGCCACGGGCCCACTTGGCTATGTATAAGGTCTGTGGTGTAGGGGGTGGGTGTTCTGAAATTGACATTTTGGCGGGTATGGACGCGGCTATTGAAGATGGTGTGGATgttctttccatttccctgGGTGGATTTTCAGGGCCTTTCTATGATGATAATATAGCCCTGGGCGCATATAGTGCTATGGAGAAGGGGATTTTTGTTAGCTGCTCTGCTGCGAATGCAGGCCCGGAGCATTTCACATTGTCGAATGAAGCGCCCTGGATTCTCACGGTGGGAGCCGCCACGGTTGATAGAAATGTGGTGGCAACGGCACGTCTTGGAAACGGGGACGAAGTAGATGGGCAATCAGCTTATCAGCCTGATGATTTTTCTCAGGAATTGCTTCCACTTGTGTATCCTGGGATGAACGCCAGTGATTTTAATGCGAAATATTGCGGCAATTCTTCACTGGACAACTATGATGTGAAAGGGAAAGTTGTGGTGTGTGATATGGGCGGTCCAGTGCCAACAATTCTAAAGGGAGCGGTTGTAAAGGAAGCCGGCGGGGCTGCCATGATTCTTGTGAACCAGGACTACATGGGTTACACCACATTTGCACTAGCTAATGTGCTCCCTGCCACACACCTTAGCTTTGCCGATGGAGAAAAGGTGAAATCTTACCTAAACTCAACCGCAAACCCCACTGCAACAATCGTGTTCAAGGGAACTGTAATCGGTGACCCTCACGCCCCGGCGGTTTCCTTCTTTTCGTCCCGGGGGCCGAGCGTCGCCAGCCCGGGGATTCTGAAACCCGACATTATAGGTCCAGGTGTCAGCATTATTGCGGCCTGGCCATTTTCTGTGGAAAACAGGACCGACTCGAAACCAACTTTCAACATCATTTCAGGTACCTCAATGTCGTGCCCGCACCTATCCGGTGTTGCGGCTTTGCTCAAGAGTGCGCACCCGGATTGGTCTCCTGCTGCAATCAAGTCAGCAATCATCACTACCTCCGACACTACTAACCTCGGGAACAACAAAATCGAAGACGAAAGGGGCCTCCCGGCTGACATCTTTACAGTTGGAGCTGGCCAGGTTAATCCATCACGAGCTAACGATCCAGGGCTAGTTTATGATGTCGCACCTGAAGACTACGTGCCTTACTTGTGCGGATTAGGGTACACAGACAAACAAGTTAGCCTCATTTTGCGACGTAATGTGACCTGTTCAACATCCATCCAGGAAGCGGAGCTAAACTACCCTTCCTTTTCCCTAAACTTTGTGAATACTACATCAACATCTGGATCACAGACGTACACTAGAACCGTGACGAATGTTGGCGAGGCTAGTTCGTCATACACCGTTGAAATTCTCCCACCGGATGGCGTTAGTGTTACCGTGGAGCCTTCCACGTTGAGCTTCTCCGAGCTAAACCAAAAGGCATCGTATCAAGTGACATTCTCCCGTTCAGCTTCCCCCACAAATGCAACGGTTGTTCAAGGATATCTGAAATGGTCGTCTTCTAGTTATGTTGTCAGGAGTCCAATTGCTGCACTTCTGAACAATCTTGAAGTTTGA